A genome region from Polyangiaceae bacterium includes the following:
- a CDS encoding ribonuclease Z, whose protein sequence is MSQNAAMSLSVRVIGVGDAFTDRYYNASFFIESASTRLLVDAPPALGKALGDLGTRGGERIGLGDVERVVITHLHGDHMGGLEQLLFFRRFVVGKKVELYAAREVLAGLWSTRLAGGMDTLMHADGSRSHLTLDDYADVFPLEPGKNRIGDLTLEWRPTIHHIPTSALRVSSGDKTFGYSADTAFDPSLIEWLAESDAFFHETNLGVHTPLASLVGLPAAVRGKMRLIHYPDFHDVARSPIVCTHEGERIEL, encoded by the coding sequence GTGAGTCAGAATGCCGCCATGTCGCTTTCCGTACGCGTCATCGGGGTAGGCGATGCCTTTACCGATCGTTACTACAATGCGTCGTTTTTCATCGAGTCGGCGTCGACGCGGCTCTTGGTCGATGCACCACCGGCGCTCGGCAAGGCGCTCGGGGACCTGGGCACTCGTGGAGGTGAGCGGATTGGACTGGGTGACGTGGAGCGCGTGGTGATTACGCACTTGCACGGCGATCACATGGGGGGCCTCGAACAACTGCTCTTTTTTCGGCGTTTCGTGGTGGGGAAAAAAGTCGAGCTTTACGCGGCACGGGAGGTTTTGGCGGGCTTGTGGAGCACGCGGCTCGCGGGCGGAATGGATACGCTGATGCATGCCGACGGGTCACGCTCGCATTTGACGCTGGACGATTATGCAGATGTGTTCCCGCTGGAGCCGGGGAAAAACCGCATCGGCGACCTGACGCTCGAGTGGCGTCCGACGATACACCATATTCCCACGTCAGCGCTTCGCGTGTCGAGCGGTGACAAAACGTTCGGATACAGTGCCGATACGGCATTCGATCCGTCGCTCATCGAATGGCTTGCCGAAAGCGACGCATTTTTTCACGAGACGAACCTCGGAGTGCATACGCCGCTCGCGTCGCTCGTGGGTTTGCCCGCGGCGGTGCGCGGCAAAATGCGGCTCATCCATTATCCGGATTTTCACGACGTCGCGCGCTCACCCATCGTGTGTACGCACGAGGGTGAGCGCATCGAGTTGTGA
- a CDS encoding SUMF1/EgtB/PvdO family nonheme iron enzyme yields the protein MDDNESTGAKSGVNDTIRDAEPPKHATEHGQATIPRGPLQSGPDSSAMATGMFVEMARISTAPDASSSPSSPPAASNSTLVGAPLEEALRSSGSFPPQKLPATVVQTSVDVPASAIVKTVTDVPRGMTSSPSIAPPPLHNKPSQGIPVLPIALGAGALVMGIALFAIVWGSSKGTKEEAPSVPVPMANAADSLNAWIRVEGAPGKVIGVSGNDVPPSVRGFRPAQQVLAASAPFEIQQHEVTWAELDPWLEKNPAHSFPKATTGLTSADAHKSLPAYGVPWTTALEYCRSIRGTLPTEEQWELAARSASMKKFPWGNAAPDWSKVHAFKGEMAGPAKVMSNEQDRTEGAPDKAIHDLAGNVQEWTFSVWREDTPDMDESWVQAQGTTAYAVRGFPLHRDAPGRNDELTIAHRDWVCATGDCSALSSGASPKERARTPKLELWANADSTQPGALEWRRVIEKPAVMAALTRCFSGATATTLTVKASRESFCKRPEHVPSNSTCEGSPALLGALAKVSGGLPETTLKCVNYALHDASATNIGLNLPEAQYSYAAYLSADPREALRHIGFRCVREAAKR from the coding sequence ATGGACGACAACGAATCGACAGGCGCGAAAAGCGGCGTGAACGATACGATCCGAGACGCCGAGCCCCCGAAGCACGCGACCGAACACGGGCAAGCTACGATTCCGCGCGGGCCGCTGCAATCGGGGCCAGATTCCTCGGCAATGGCGACGGGCATGTTCGTGGAAATGGCACGCATCTCGACGGCACCCGATGCGTCGTCGAGTCCGTCGAGTCCTCCAGCCGCTTCGAATTCGACTTTGGTCGGCGCGCCTCTCGAGGAAGCGTTGCGTTCATCCGGATCCTTTCCGCCCCAAAAATTGCCGGCAACCGTCGTGCAAACATCGGTCGACGTGCCCGCATCGGCCATCGTGAAAACCGTGACGGACGTGCCTCGCGGGATGACGTCGAGCCCGTCGATTGCACCGCCGCCGTTGCACAACAAACCTTCGCAGGGCATTCCAGTGCTTCCCATTGCGCTCGGCGCAGGAGCGCTCGTCATGGGCATTGCGCTTTTCGCCATCGTTTGGGGATCGTCGAAAGGCACGAAAGAGGAGGCGCCGTCGGTTCCCGTGCCGATGGCCAATGCAGCAGATTCGCTCAATGCATGGATCCGGGTCGAGGGTGCTCCTGGCAAGGTGATCGGCGTGAGTGGGAATGACGTTCCTCCGTCGGTACGAGGTTTTCGTCCAGCGCAGCAGGTGCTTGCGGCGTCTGCACCATTTGAAATTCAACAGCACGAAGTCACATGGGCCGAGCTCGATCCGTGGCTCGAGAAAAACCCTGCGCATTCGTTTCCGAAGGCGACGACGGGATTGACTTCCGCCGACGCTCACAAGTCATTGCCTGCGTATGGAGTGCCGTGGACGACGGCGCTCGAATATTGCCGTTCGATTCGCGGAACGCTGCCGACCGAAGAGCAATGGGAGCTGGCTGCTCGTAGCGCGTCGATGAAAAAGTTTCCGTGGGGAAATGCCGCGCCCGATTGGTCCAAGGTGCATGCCTTCAAGGGGGAAATGGCGGGTCCGGCGAAGGTGATGTCGAACGAACAAGATCGCACGGAGGGGGCGCCCGATAAAGCGATTCATGATTTGGCGGGGAACGTGCAAGAGTGGACGTTTTCGGTTTGGCGCGAAGATACTCCAGACATGGACGAGTCGTGGGTGCAAGCGCAAGGAACGACGGCGTATGCGGTACGGGGATTTCCGCTGCATCGTGACGCTCCGGGGCGAAATGACGAGCTGACGATTGCGCATCGCGATTGGGTTTGCGCGACGGGGGATTGCTCGGCACTATCGTCGGGGGCTTCGCCAAAAGAACGGGCTCGCACGCCGAAGCTGGAGTTGTGGGCGAATGCAGATTCGACGCAGCCGGGGGCGCTCGAATGGAGGCGTGTCATCGAGAAGCCGGCCGTGATGGCGGCGTTGACGAGGTGTTTTTCCGGAGCAACTGCGACGACGTTGACGGTCAAGGCATCACGAGAATCATTTTGCAAGCGACCTGAACATGTGCCCTCGAACTCGACGTGCGAGGGGTCGCCCGCACTCTTGGGGGCGCTTGCGAAAGTATCGGGCGGGCTGCCGGAAACGACGTTGAAATGCGTAAACTATGCATTGCATGACGCTTCTGCGACGAACATCGGACTGAATTTGCCCGAAGCCCAGTATTCCTACGCCGCGTACCTGTCGGCGGATCCGCGCGAAGCGTTGCGGCACATCGGATTCCGATGCGTCCGCGAAGCGGCGAAGCGGTAG
- a CDS encoding M18 family aminopeptidase, producing the protein MSLQDTASAQKDLRNQTLAAARDLCAFVDRSPSPYHAAREAARRLEAVGFTELDEENVWSIAPGDKKYVLRAGTIVAFVVGSEHPAAAGFRIIGAHTDSPNLRVKPNPDVAKSGYQQIGVEVYGGVILATWTDRDLSLAGRVFCHRSSGRPEARLLDIGRVVARVPNLAIHLNRSVNKDGLVLNEQKHMVPIAGLGKEIDVRALVARELDEKPETILGWDLSLYDTTKATLGGLQQEFIMSSRLDNLASCHAATTALAAENGNGPATRMIVLYDHEECGSRSAAGAAGTVLKDTLARIVEAYPGNEKQAMQRSISRSILVSADMAHALHPNYADQHEPQHQPMLNRGLVIKSNANQSYATDGGTAAFFESVCRDAGQCPQKFVVRTDLPCGSTIGPITSAILGIRTVDVGAPMLSMHSCREMAGTEDVYWSVETFRRVFRG; encoded by the coding sequence ATGAGCCTCCAAGACACCGCCAGCGCGCAAAAAGACCTGCGCAACCAGACGCTCGCCGCCGCACGTGATCTCTGCGCTTTCGTCGACCGTTCACCGAGTCCCTACCATGCGGCGCGTGAAGCCGCTCGCCGGCTCGAAGCGGTGGGTTTTACCGAGCTCGACGAGGAAAACGTCTGGTCCATCGCTCCAGGGGACAAGAAGTACGTTTTACGAGCCGGGACCATCGTGGCATTCGTCGTCGGCAGCGAGCATCCGGCCGCGGCAGGGTTTCGCATCATTGGAGCTCACACGGATTCGCCAAACCTTCGCGTGAAACCCAATCCGGACGTCGCGAAAAGCGGTTATCAACAAATTGGCGTCGAGGTGTACGGCGGCGTCATCCTCGCAACGTGGACCGATCGCGATTTGTCGCTCGCTGGACGAGTTTTTTGCCACCGATCGAGCGGTCGCCCCGAAGCTCGTCTGCTCGATATTGGTCGCGTCGTGGCGCGCGTACCGAATTTGGCCATTCATTTGAATCGATCGGTCAACAAAGACGGCCTGGTGCTGAACGAGCAAAAGCACATGGTGCCCATTGCAGGGTTGGGGAAAGAAATCGACGTGCGCGCGCTCGTTGCGCGAGAGCTCGATGAAAAGCCCGAAACGATCCTCGGTTGGGATCTGAGCTTGTACGATACGACGAAAGCGACACTGGGCGGGCTACAGCAAGAATTCATCATGTCGTCGCGCCTCGATAACTTGGCGAGTTGTCATGCGGCGACGACGGCCCTTGCGGCCGAAAACGGAAATGGTCCTGCAACGCGCATGATCGTGCTATACGATCATGAAGAATGTGGGAGCCGTAGCGCGGCGGGCGCTGCGGGTACGGTGCTCAAGGACACGCTCGCTCGAATTGTCGAGGCGTATCCGGGAAACGAAAAACAAGCGATGCAGCGGTCGATATCGCGGTCGATCCTGGTCAGCGCCGACATGGCTCACGCGCTGCACCCGAATTACGCCGATCAGCACGAACCGCAGCATCAGCCGATGCTGAATCGGGGACTGGTCATCAAGTCGAATGCGAATCAATCGTATGCGACCGACGGTGGGACTGCGGCGTTTTTCGAGAGCGTTTGTCGTGACGCGGGGCAGTGTCCGCAAAAGTTCGTGGTCCGTACCGATTTGCCCTGCGGAAGCACGATTGGTCCCATTACGTCGGCGATCCTTGGCATTCGTACGGTGGACGTCGGCGCGCCGATGCTGAGCATGCATAGTTGTCGCGAAATGGCCGGTACGGAGGACGTATATTGGTCCGTCGAGACGTTCCGCAGGGTTTTCCGTGGGTGA
- a CDS encoding serine/threonine protein kinase translates to MSSFGPGAVIAGKYRLISLLGKGAMGEVWRAEHVTLGAHVAVKLIDLDLLGPGTHSNSEVVQRFFREAKAAAALRSPHVVQILDHGYDGQLPYIAMEMLEGETLEDRLERMRVLPPLMTATVITHVARAIGKAHEAGIVHRDLKPGNVFLVKNDDEEVAKVLDFGIAKATTGALGAEGGVSTRTGSVVGTPCYMSPEQALGNKSIDYRADLWSLGVIAFECICGVRPFDSEALGDLIVQICARPLPIPSQVVATTGVPIPDGFDAWFAKACAREPNERFQSARELAESLRFLLVPDGSGIFSLGVTGTSMPRIVVPPQDRVSLAGVDGASIARTHVLNPNTMTHPGVAAAVTSAPNKGVRSAVIVASVATLIAVGVGIGVFATMGGQTASNPSPAESGATPTATPSMASAAPSASEIAPADSAPADAVEAAPSATAVTDAAPSATAPTTKPLLTKPISTKKTTTKKSQGWGF, encoded by the coding sequence ATGAGTAGCTTCGGGCCCGGAGCCGTCATTGCCGGGAAGTACCGGCTGATCAGTTTGCTCGGCAAAGGAGCGATGGGCGAGGTGTGGCGAGCGGAGCACGTCACGCTTGGAGCGCATGTTGCCGTCAAGCTGATCGACCTGGATCTGCTCGGGCCGGGGACTCATTCCAATAGCGAAGTCGTGCAGCGGTTTTTTCGCGAAGCGAAAGCTGCTGCGGCGCTACGTAGCCCGCATGTCGTGCAGATCCTCGATCACGGCTACGACGGCCAACTGCCGTATATCGCGATGGAAATGCTCGAAGGCGAGACGCTCGAGGATCGCCTCGAGCGCATGCGCGTGCTCCCGCCGCTCATGACGGCGACGGTCATTACGCACGTTGCGCGTGCCATTGGCAAAGCGCACGAAGCAGGCATCGTCCATCGCGATCTGAAGCCCGGCAATGTGTTTCTCGTGAAAAACGACGATGAAGAAGTCGCCAAAGTGCTCGATTTCGGCATCGCAAAAGCAACGACTGGCGCGCTTGGTGCGGAAGGTGGCGTCTCCACGAGGACCGGTTCAGTCGTTGGAACTCCCTGTTACATGAGTCCCGAGCAGGCACTTGGGAACAAGTCGATCGATTATCGAGCGGATCTGTGGTCGCTCGGCGTCATCGCGTTCGAGTGCATCTGTGGCGTGCGTCCGTTCGACAGCGAAGCTCTCGGTGATCTCATCGTGCAGATCTGCGCTCGTCCCTTGCCCATTCCGTCGCAAGTCGTTGCGACGACGGGCGTGCCCATTCCGGATGGTTTCGACGCATGGTTTGCCAAGGCGTGTGCACGAGAGCCGAACGAGCGTTTTCAGTCCGCTCGTGAGCTTGCTGAATCCCTTCGTTTCCTGCTCGTTCCGGATGGTTCAGGCATCTTCAGCCTCGGCGTGACGGGCACATCGATGCCGCGCATCGTCGTGCCTCCGCAAGATCGGGTGTCGCTAGCTGGCGTTGATGGAGCAAGCATCGCGCGAACGCACGTTCTCAATCCGAACACGATGACCCATCCGGGTGTGGCTGCAGCCGTCACGTCTGCGCCGAACAAAGGCGTGCGATCGGCGGTCATCGTGGCGTCTGTCGCGACGCTCATTGCGGTAGGTGTTGGCATCGGCGTGTTTGCGACGATGGGTGGACAAACGGCGTCGAACCCCTCGCCTGCCGAGAGCGGAGCTACACCTACGGCAACACCGTCGATGGCTTCCGCAGCGCCGTCTGCATCGGAGATAGCTCCAGCCGATTCTGCTCCAGCCGATGCTGTTGAAGCTGCGCCAAGCGCCACTGCGGTGACCGATGCGGCGCCTTCTGCGACGGCGCCGACGACGAAACCGCTCTTGACGAAGCCGATTTCGACCAAGAAGACGACCACGAAGAAATCGCAGGGATGGGGCTTCTGA
- a CDS encoding helix-turn-helix domain containing protein: protein MEPTPPLRLTLQERCTLEAWASARSCLDATTSKRALRANIVLVAESGLDARRIATRLGVRPSTARKWLERFVQDRLAGLGDRPRSGAPRRISDARVAEVLLRTLEPTPKGAHPWSRRMMAKATRLSRSTVHRIWRKFEIAPDRLTPAK, encoded by the coding sequence ATGGAACCCACTCCTCCTCTCCGCCTCACGCTTCAGGAACGCTGCACGCTCGAAGCTTGGGCTTCCGCGCGTTCGTGCCTCGACGCGACAACGAGCAAGCGTGCGCTACGTGCGAACATCGTTCTCGTTGCCGAAAGCGGCCTCGACGCTCGCCGCATTGCCACGCGTCTTGGCGTACGTCCGAGCACAGCTCGCAAGTGGCTCGAGCGGTTTGTCCAAGACCGCCTTGCTGGCCTCGGAGACCGGCCTCGGTCGGGCGCACCGCGTCGCATCTCAGACGCACGCGTTGCCGAAGTCCTGCTTCGGACACTCGAGCCAACACCGAAGGGAGCTCATCCGTGGAGCCGCCGCATGATGGCCAAAGCCACCCGTCTCAGCCGCTCTACCGTCCACCGCATCTGGCGCAAATTCGAGATCGCTCCCGATAGGCTCACCCCCGCGAAATAG